In the Hirundo rustica isolate bHirRus1 chromosome 2, bHirRus1.pri.v3, whole genome shotgun sequence genome, TTCACTGAAATTTTTCTGGGACTATACCCATCATTAACCATTTTGACAAATGAGATAGAGGTGTATTATGACAAGATTGAGGGTGAAACAGAATGGCTACAACTGCAAACAGCATAATCATTTATCttagtgacaggaaaagggagcTGTAGTAATTGCCAGGGAATTAATGGAGTCGGCAGTGTCCTTTAATATTGGATGAACTGCTGGGTGCAATGAGAAAGGCAAGAACCCATGGAAAGTGAGGAGGTAAGACAAATAAAGGGAGGCCAACAGCAGGTGATCAAGGAGATGGAAGTCAGTGGGATTTCTCTGCAGCCATGCAGAAGAAACCCAAGGAGAGAATTGATACCCAAAGGAAGAAAGGACAAGGAGCAGCATGCTGACAGCCCCGTGGGCAGTCACTAGAGGCAACACAAAGTCTGTGTGGGGGAAGCCACACTGCATCCCTGTATGTGCACTCACAAGTGACGGTGGATGAAGAGCAAGGGTGCAAGTACAGCCTAGAGACAGCACTTGTGAAGATCAGTGTCAGGAAGGCTTGGGACTGGACAGCTCTCACATGACCACATTAGGACAGGAGGCTGAACAGGTAGAAAGGGTGTAGAATCCCAGAAGATAATGGGATATTGTGTACATCTCAAAAACCATAGCTGGATAGCCATGGAGCCCACCAAGGATTGTTTGCACTGGCAGACAAGGACTGCTGGTGTTAACACTGTAAGAAAGAACAAGATGTGGCTGAAGATGGGGGCCATGCAGAGTGAGGGCAGCACTTTTCCAGGACAAACAGCCTTGTAGTTCCTGGAGATGAGCACAACAGTATCACACAAGAACAGGAATGAGGGCAAGATGTGTGGGAGGAGATCAAGACCATCCAAGTCCCTCGCAGCCCTCTGAGCTATTTCCCAAAAGATCTGAAAGAACAGATTGTGCAAGATAATTAATTTGCATAAAAAGCAGGAAACCTGTCCATGGAAAGGTACCCCCCTCCAAGTCTGGGGagctcttctctcttctcttctcttctcttctcttctcttctcttctcttctcttctcttctcttctcttctcttctcttctcttctcttctcttctcttctcttctcaaattctctttgttcttttcctctctctgaccAGAGACTACTCCCTCTTTAAttcagcttttctctctttcctttcaccCTGTCCCTATACCCAAAACCCACTACCGTGTTCTTACGCAGTAGGTCAAGGACTAACAAACCAATTCCCACTCCAAGCGTGTAATATGTTACTAAAACTTTCTGACTGCTTGCAGACCCGCTGACTTCCATCGCTCCTTTCGAGCATCTACCACCCGGGGCCGAACCGCACGGGCGGTTCTAACACGGCCACAAGGGCTCCAGCCGCCGGTGCCGCCCCCACGCCGGCTCCCTCACGGCGcccccggggcggggccgccatTACCGGAGCCCCTCCCCTGAGGGCGGCCGGGGCGCGTGCGCGGTGCGCGCGGCGCCTACGCGCGGGCGGCGCGGGAGCGGCGCGCTCGGGGaccggccgggccgggccgggccgggcaccGCCGCGCTGCAGGACAGCCCCGCCGCCCTGCGGGacagccccgccgccgctcccacCTCCTCcgcttcttcctcctcctcctcctcgtcgccgccgcagcagcagctgacGCTGCTTGTGATGCAGCCGGGCGGCGGCGAggaggcggcggccggggcggcgggggtggtgctgcagcccagcgCCGACCCGCAGCTGCCGCCCTCCGCTAGCGGCGGCCTCATGGTGTTCTACGAGCTGGGGGCCGCCGGCGAGGTCGaggtgggggaggaggaggccgAGGCGGCGGGCGGCGAGAGCACGgccagcctggaggagctggaggaggaggaggtggcggCGACTGCGAGCGGCGAAGCGGCTGCGGGCGGCGAGTGCAAGAGCTGCACGTACGAGGGCTGCAGCGAGACCACCACGCAGGTGGTGAAGCAGCGCAAGCCCTGGATGTGCAAGCGGCACCGCAACAAGATCTACAAGGACAAGTACAAGCGCAAGAAGAGCGACCAGGCCctggggggcggcggggcggcggccgcggggggcGGCCCGCGGGCCGAGGTGAGGCGGGGCGCGGCCGGACCGCGCTCGGGTGCCGCGCCGACCCTGGGAACAGCGGCTTCCCTGGAGAGCCGCGTTCTGCCAGACGGccggaggaaagggaagaagtgTAGGGCCGTCCTGCAGCTCGCGCTTCCTCCTGTTTGCCAGTGCAAACTCCGTTTGCTTTCAGCTGTGACACAAATTGTAGAAGCTTACAGCTATACCAGAAGATTCCAAGTAAAGAAATGTCGCTAGAAGATGCTTCGCTTGCAGCGTAGCTTTTTTCCCCGCGGTAGGAAAGTCTCGATCTAAGAGAGATGTCAGACTTGTTTCTCAGCTGGTGCTGAAGTGTGGGGTTTTAAAGTCACAAATGCCATTGGGTATCAGGTGTATAAAAATAAGTTGTGTAGGTTCTTCAGGTTATTGCTTTTATATTAAATGACAGGTAAATATTTTGACCACTGCTAGTTCATACTTAACTTGCATAAGCTTGTGTGTATTGCTTACATGGGGAAATACTATCAGTGGGAAAACTGATGGTAACATTcaactttttaaatattctttttcctaCAGTTTGTGGACTCAGCTAGGACCACACACTTCTCTGATGGTCACTTGTACAGAGTTGGTGTTTCAGATCTTGTATTTAGATGAGACAGATAAAGGGAAATAGTTTTACACTTGAAGGTGCTGTGTGGTTTATGTTCAGAGGGGCAGGTGTAAAATAGTGAttgcatgaagaaaaaagaatcttAGCTGGCACTCCTCCTAAAAGCAACCCTTTTATATCGTCACAGCTGTGTCTGGAGTCGTGTGACTGGGAACTGATCTAGCTGAAAACTGACCACCAAcaaattttcctgtttctctttttcttcatttaaatataATAGTAACCAAACCGGGTGTCACACAAAAGAATCTTCTTTTGTATGTCTGTAAAAGCCGTGAGGCAGGTGCTTTAAAAAGGGGGAGTGTACATGATACTGCTAGGGAATATTCTCTCACCTTCTCTTTCAGTTCAAGGACTTGCTGAGGTTTTCCTGATGTATTCTGTAACTATAAGTGATATGTGTTCCATATagtgttttggatttttgttgaACCCTTGTGAACTCTGAGCCTCTTTCATTTTGATAGTTTCTTCAGGTCTGCTACCTGGTGTGAATACTCACCTTGTTTTTGAATCTTGTTGGTGTCAACCTAATTTGCCAGATAGTGTTTACATTAGAACAATTCCTCTTGTGTTTGTGATACTTACTTGGAAGGCTTGctaagtttttttccttctcagattGAAAAGGCATAGCATTCTTgtttccaagggaaaagttACGCACTTTCATCATCCTTGCTGTTTTGTGAGCCTTTTCTAATTCTAGTAGCTACCTCTTTTTTCAGTAAGGTCAGAGAAGCTGCACACATTATTCAAGAGGAGAGTGAATTCTAGATTTACATACCAGCATGactttccctcttctctcttccttccctgaTAGTTCATCTTGCTTGCTTCGTGATGTGTCTACACAATTACTAGTGCTGGTTCAGAAAAGGGGGCAGTATGGGAGGAGGgtaaaaatgctgcatttcatGTTGTGATGGGTTAAAACTTTGATCTGTAGGATGAAATAGTGATTATTGCATGTTGGAAGagggtgggttttcttttcccagcttGTGCGAGTGCAGGTTGCTTTGAATATGAGGAAATCGGGGCCTGAACTTGCATAAGAAAGCAGGGTATTTAGTGCTAAACATACCTTTTTTTGCAGTGGTGTTAAGTAAGGCCATTTGCAGTAGAAGTTCCTAGTTGAAGTTTCCTTTTTCACTTCTGTGGACAGAAGTGAAAGATAGAAGATACTGGGATAGTTTTTTGTTGTCCGTGCTTTTGAACCCTTTCAGGTAAATGGAAGTGTCAGTATGTTTTGGATGTAATACACATAGGGTTCAGCATTAGTTGAAATTTTCCAAacctttcatgttttccttaGAGCAGATTGTAGAGTCTAATTAGAATTAGGATGTCTAATTCAGATGACAGGTGATTGTACAGGGAACAGAATAaacttggggggaaaaaaaaaaataagactgTGGCTTTGGCAAGTTCATCAGAGCGTTCTGaagtatgttttgttttggtacTACAAGAATTATTGTCATTCCTGCCTAATTACAGATGGTAAATTCATTCATTTCATCATTCATTTTCACAAGCTGGACCCTGACCTGTTGTGaattacttcatttttaagAAATGCAATCAAATAAACTGAAGCCATTAACTAGCCTTGGTAACTTTTTTAGCGTTGCGGTGTGGAAGGCTAACTCAGCTGCATTGCTTCACTCTTGCTGGTGAAACAGTGAAAGGAGGTAGAAAGAAGAGGCCAGGTCTTGAATAGATAGATTTCCATTCCTGTGCTGTTACTGTCCTTTCCAGATTAAGGATGCAAATGTTCTTTACTCTTGGGATTTTCTGTGTATTGCTGTATCAGGGTTTATAGTCTGACCTcccctttgtttttgtttcctgtcaTGTGCAGGATAGCGTTGAAGGTTCAGTGTCTGTTACAAAGCAGAGATCAGGATCCATTGGAGATCGCCCGGCACGACCTACTCTTTTAGAACAAGTATTGAATAAAAAGAGGCTGGTAAGTCTTGTTTTCAAGAGGTTTTGAGCTCAAATAAATAAAGGCAGTGTAGCAATGTTTACCTGTCTCTattgtgaaaaaagaaaatcagtttaatAAGCATCATTCAGTGATGGGTGCATCAGCCTCTCTGTGAAGAATACTAAGATGACTGAATTTAATGATCTGAAGTTTTGATAATAACAGGTGTGGTGGTTTCTTTAGGGTAAATAGTGCCTACAGTATAACTGAGATGGTTTTAGCTTGTTAAACCAAAGCCTTAGGTAGAACAATGAATGGACTTTTAAGTCTGATGTAAGCTAAAACACAACACAGTAAAGAAGTTGTCAATGTATCAGACTTAAAGTTGTGTATATGTGTGTTGATAAAGCAAACTAAGCAAACAGTGTGatttataatattttcagaCTGCATGAATGGCATCTCTAAGTTTTTTAAACACTGGTTTCTCCTTTAACAAGTTAAGCTCCTTTAGCAGTGCAGGGAAATAATTTAGTACCTACAGTTTGTTCAGCTTCTTCTTTACAACTTTCTTTGTTGCATGTTTTTGCAGTCCCTGTTCTTCAAAATCTATTGGGACTGTTTGTCTTCTCTCTGTTACCTGTGCAACACAATATAACAGTACTCATTATAGTGCTGTTGTGCTTGTTCAGAAATTTGGAAAGTCTTAAAAGAAACATCATGTCAGTCTTAAGTATAAAGCTACCTAGATATATTTCTTGATAATTCTTTCTCAATGATAGCACTTTTTTAGTGATTGTATTTAAAAAGTAGAGGACTATTcataagttttcattttttatgagGAAAACAAGTAATGAACTATGGAGTAGTTCATGTTTTCATACTTTCATATTATCTTGTTCTTCATGCTCCACTTACTGGCTTGCTGTCCCCTTTCCTGTCTGTTTCTATTGATGTGACTTTCAGTTAAATTTGAAAGATATCTTACaaatgaaacattatttttttatagaACTGCAGCAACCAGAAGCTCTTATAACAGATGTTCAGTGCTTTTGCACTAGTTATGTCAAGGCTATTTAACAACGCAGGATTCCTTTCAGTGTATCTGAAATTCAGATTCTCCTTCATCTGGTTCTTGCTTCTCTCATCTGACCTGAAGTTTCAGTACCTCTGGTTATATCACTGAAGTGACCCTGGATAATGAGCAAGCATCTAGGGAATTCATTCCGCTGAAAAACAACCCTTTTCCTGTATTAATTTTTGGAAGGCTCAATTCCCAACCTTATTTGCCATTTGACCTTACAATCACTTGTGCTGCCACTGTGCAGGAATGAGAGTAAATAACCAGAGTTGGATTACAGGCTGCAACTCTTCAGGCCAGGAGCCAGATGCAAATACTTCTAGATACTTTTGTCTTTTGATTGAATGCAGAGGAGCTCATTCCCTGTGGATGGACTGCTGTTTTGAAATGTTGGGAAATTCTGGACAGTCAGTGAAAAATCATAGAGTATCTTGAGTTGGAAGGCACCCACAagggtcattgagtccaactctctgctcctcacaggactgcCTAAAACTGAAATATGTGCTATGGGCGTAGTCCCGATGCTTGAACTCTGACAGGCACATGAGCTTTGCTGCAGGattacaatattttattaatttattaaactgtttttgaGCTAGCTGTATTGAGAAatgtagaaattatttcagttgaaGCACAACTGTAGAACTAAAGCGCAATTGAAAGATGTTTCAGTTCTAATATGTCATTAGATTACTCCTGTTTGCCATACTTACAGGGTTTTTGTGCTATTAAGCAACAGCAGTGGATAATGAGCAAATTCAtgtaatggaaaaatattactATGGTAGCTATTTAATGTATGTGAGTTTTGTGAAGTAAAGTtcactttctctctctttcagtCCCTACTCAGAAGCCCAGAAGTAGTGCAGTTTCTTCAGAAACAACAGCAACTGTTAAGTCAACAAGCTTTGgaacagagacagcagcagttcCAAGGAGCACCTGGGTAATAAAGGACGATCAACGATCTGCAGATGCATCTAGTGCTGATGCAGGGACAGGATCTGTGTTTTGTATAAATACAAAGAATCTCAATGTTTAAACAAAAATGGAAGTTGCCGTTGTTACGTATTTGTTTCTTGTTTGCACTTTTGAGGTTTTGAGCTGCTTGGGTGTCTGCAAACTTGTGAgtgaatcatagaatggcctgggttgtGTTATGGAAGCTTCCCAGTCTGACCATTCAAGAGATTCTCTGACAGTCactctcccagtgccagagacTTGAATTTCTGGGATCAAAGCTCCTTCACTGTGGGTAGCTCCAGTGATCTGACAGGTGCTCCACTTGACTCCCTGCACACCCAGCTCAAAGTCAGACCCCAGGTCTCAGACACCTTGTTCCATAAAGCAATTTATTAGCAGTGTAATAATACAGAAACAGTGTGGGCTGATGCCTCTGAGGAGGGATCTCAGACAAAGGAACTCCTGGGGTTTTATACCATCACAGTCTATGGCAAGCCTCACTCTTCCTCCTGAGTCTTGCATTCCtgccatgtccctgtgtccattCACCTGGCTAGCCACTCATCTTCTTGTGTTTAGTTATGCAAAGAGTTGACAGTTCACTGCCTCCTGTCTTCAGTCCCACTCAGAGCTCAATTTGCATCTCAATCTGCATCTCTAACTGCAGCTTACAAATCAGCACCTGCACTAGATGTATTCCTCATCTGTTGTAAGGGACCTTgaaagatcatcaagttccaactcccctgctgtgaacagggacacctttcataaggccaggttgctcagagctccgtCCCCCCTGGCCTTGAGTGCTTCCCAGGGAGGGCATATACATAcccagcttctctgagcaacctgttccagtgcttgaccacttcacagggaagaatttcttcctaaaatctaatttaaacctactctcttACAGTGTGAAcccattcctccttccctgtccctacatgcccttgtaaaaaatccctctcccatctttcctgtaggctcccttcaggtaaaGGAAGGCGGCAGTTAGGCGAAGCTtcttcttttccaggctgaacaatcccaattctctcagcctttccttgtagGAGAGGTCATCTGTCCCTCTAATCAACTTCTGACCCACTCTGGATTTGCTGTAACAGGTGGATGTCCTTCCTATGTCTTAggttccagagctggatgcagtccACCAGATGGGGTTTCACAgatcagagcagaggggctgtgatGGGTTGACTTTGGCTGGAGATGCAGAAATTTTCATTACCCTGTGTTTTCACAGATAGATATTATTTTCCCATCTCAAGAGTATCCTCCACCCCTCCAGATGTCCAAAATCAGGCCATGACTTGGGCTAGATTCCATCAAGATAGGTGCTCAGGACAGGAGAAGCAGCACACTTAATTATTGGGC is a window encoding:
- the RFXAP gene encoding regulatory factor X-associated protein, which encodes MESEEGSSRRCRPHAGSLTAPPGRGRHYRSPSPEGGRGACAVRAAPTRGRRGSGALGDRPGRAGPGTAALQDSPAALRDSPAAAPTSSASSSSSSSSPPQQQLTLLVMQPGGGEEAAAGAAGVVLQPSADPQLPPSASGGLMVFYELGAAGEVEVGEEEAEAAGGESTASLEELEEEEVAATASGEAAAGGECKSCTYEGCSETTTQVVKQRKPWMCKRHRNKIYKDKYKRKKSDQALGGGGAAAAGGGPRAEDSVEGSVSVTKQRSGSIGDRPARPTLLEQVLNKKRLSLLRSPEVVQFLQKQQQLLSQQALEQRQQQFQGAPG